The stretch of DNA TTTTAAGATGTTCATTGAGCATCAAACTAGTTTAATTACTCAAAATCAGGGGGCAAAATCTCTGCTGAACCCCAAATTCCCTGTGTGAGGTGCAAAGCCCTCCAGCCTGACCTAACACCAAAATTCCTGTTCTGTTCCTGACACACACAACCCAGGACCCTCCTGCCAACACCTGTTTGGAGCAGTTTGGAAGCATCCTCAGGATTCCTGGTAAGACTGAGGGTGCAGGACTGCCTGGCCAAGGAGCATGAACCTCAGCTTCTCCGGTGCGGTCACAACTCACGCCAGCAGCAAGCAATGGGCCACAAGCCAAAGGGGATGGGGACCACCTTCCTCCCTGCAGATGGCCAGGGTGGCTGAGCCAGGCAGGCCCTCTCCTCCCACCGCCACCCCCAGACGCCGCTTCCCTTCACCCCCTGGCACCTATCAGCTCAGCACTGGGCCCAGTCAGAAAGGcgcagtgctgggagctgggccATGTGGGATAAGAAAGGGCCATGAGGATAGAGCAGAACTGTTTTTATTGGAAGTGTCAAGagcaggaacaaaaccaaacctacAGTCTCCCCTCAAGTGccatcctcccctcccctccccaccaccaccggGGCAGTCAGCATCACGTGTGCGTGCTACAAGACAACGGCAAGGCTTACGCTTTGCTTCAGCCAAGAGCCAGACAAAGCCCCCAGCATACCAGCCAgtgccacctccctgccccctccttGGTGGCTGTGAGCTCAGCTTGGCCCTGCCAGAGGCAAGGTAGGACATTCACCTTCTCCTCAGAGGAGGGGCAATTTGCATGAGAGGAGGCTTTGGTTAAGGGAAGGACAGGAGCACAGCTCCACTGAAGTGCCAGGGGATGTGACcggggctgcagctcccagcaggacATCTTGGACTACCCTGGGAGAGAACAAGCCGCGCTGCCTGAGCAGaactgcagcagccacaggcaaAAACTGGCATCACTAAACCCCAAAGGGCTTCGCTGCCCCCTCTTGtcaacacaaaccaaaccaaaagggAGAGGGGTCAGAAGACAAACCAGGGGGGGAGTTGAAGCAGGTCTGGAACAGCATTTGGCTCTGGATCACTTCCCAGCCCGCCGCTCCTCCTGGCGCTTGGTGAGGATGTATTTGAAGAACTCGTACACGGACCAGGCAATTGCTGTTGAGGGCATCTGATAAATGACTCTTGCCTGGACCCCTCTGAAGTAGGCGGTCACGCCGCCCACTTGGTACACCGTCCTGAAGGCATTGGCCATGCCTGTGATGTGTCCGCTGATGTTGGAGCTCAAGGCCAGGGACTCCTGGGTGTTGAGCAGTGTTTTGCAAACGTCCAAAGGTgtagtggcagcagcagcaacagccccTGCGCAGGCTCCAGAGACCACATGGGAGCCTGGGTTGTACTGTCTGTGGGGGTTGAGCTGCTCTTGCAAGAACTCGTAGGTCATGAAGTGAATGGCTTGGAAGGGGATGTTCATGGTGAGCTGGGTGGTGTAGCTGCGGTAGAAAGCTCCAGCCCCTTCGTTGCGCCACACAGCCCGCACACAGTCCGTCACACGCTGGTAAGGCGAGTTGTACATCTGCATCCTCTGCTTGACCACTTGGGACAGACGGCAgcagccaacagcagcagcccGGACCCAGGCACGGaggggaaaaggggagagaagggTAAGTGCACAGCCAGGTTTCCTCCCAGGTGCCCGGAGTTTGGTCACGCTGGCTTAAGAGCTAATGATGGACAACTCAGACCAGCAGTGCCCTACATGTCCTGCAGGCAGGACTGCAGCCGTTTATATCTGCTGGACCACCTGCAAGCCCCACAGCTGCGGCAACCCCAGCAAACATCCCAATACCCAGGCACTTATTGTACACATCCACCCTCGCTCCCAAATGACCGATGTCTCCCCATCCACCACTGCAGAGCTACTGTGCAGTCAGAAGCACCCCCTTCCATCTATTATCTTCCAGACAGCCCTCAATTTGGACAAGCCTGTCCCTCCCCAACCACCCCCAATGTAGCCCAGAATAACCACAGCACATCGCAGAGCCCACCAGCCAGTGATCattagcagctgctgctgaaatgcagccacTCCGGGGCAACAACCAGATGCCCTCAACACATCCAAAAGTAGGGCGGGAGAGCCCAGAGTGCAgtctgctgctgtcctgcctccCTCTATTTCTACAGGGCCACAAGAAGCTAAAAATGATACAACAGCTACAGCTGTGATAAGAAGCCGGGCTCCAGGGAAGGAATGATAACAATCTGGccatgcagctgcctgctcctcagGGCCCCAGCCAGGCAGTGGGCTGGCAGAAGCCTTGCTGGGCCCAGATCAGCTGGAACCTGCACTGTCACAAGCCCTcgttttaagaagaaaaaatgtgttcatGACTGGCCTTTCCTTGTTattcctccttctcccaccATGTTCACAGAAGTTGTAATAATTACAAactccctctgcctttttcaTACATACCAGGCTCAAGAAAATAGGTACCTTCCAGACCCAGACATTCCACAAGAAAAGATCTCCCTTCTCCTGACATCTCAAGCATGCTTCTCATACCCCATTCTTTTCACTTCCTTCTTGAACACAGGCCCAGAACTATACCACATCTTTCTGAGATCTCACCACAGTAATGCCAAATTCCCACACACTGAGAATAACTTCAGTGGTACAGATCACacctctcttcccttttctcctgctcAGCCAAACCCCTAGGTGAAAGGCTGGTGCCCTCCTGGCTCCTCAGAAACTGGGGTTTGCTGTGGTCCCCAGAATTAATCTCTTCTACCTACCCCCACCATAATGGGCAGCCACAGGGCTCCCTAACCAGAGCCACAGCCCCCAGCGGTTCCTTGCAGTTGGGTAAGCACTGAGGAAAGCACCCTCCATGCCGCAGAGGGGACCCAAGCGGCCTGGGCAGACCCTGATCCTCCCCTCCCTGGCAGGCCAGGACCATCGTTACCTTCGGCAGGGTTCATGGCTGCATCGTGGAGCAACGTTGCTACACACCCGGCTGCACCTGCAAAACAAGAACTGCCACATGTGAGggggggtgtgcgtgtgtgagGGACCCCGAGGCTCCACCACAGCCCCGAGTCCCCTGCCGAGGGACAGGAGGAGGCCCCTGGAAGAGGGCGAGATATGAAAGCGGCTTCCGTCTCCCCTCCAAGAGGCTGGCCAGTCCTCAGCAGTTCCCACCCGGAGAGAGCTcaagaaagagagggagaggatTGTGACAGGCTGTCAAGTCCTGTGGGCTGACCGGGACTTACTCGGGCCCAGCCCTTGGGGGACAGGCCAATGCCACCTGCTGGCAGGGGCCCCGAGGATGGCCAGTGTCCCCAAGCCCCACAGCAGAGACACGCGCCGGCACTCCGGCACACGCCTGCCGAGGGCATGCTGtgccccgctcccctcagccccaCGCCTTCCCCACCGTGGCGGCTCCATGAGACGAGTGACGGGCACCGAGGCGCGATGGGCTCCAAAACCATGTGGCACTCCTGGGGCGAGCTTGGGCACGACCAACCCATGGGGCCgcggccggtcccagctcatcTGCGGGCAGCTCCCGTCCACCGGTACCCTTCCGAGCCGGGGCCACTGACCTGCTTCGAGCCAGACACCTGGAAGCGGCCACAGCAGGTGCGGGACCAGCACATCCCCCTGCCCGGTGCCAGGCCAGCAGGCACCGTGCAGCCAGCTGGCAGATAGGGAGAGCGCAGGGCTTCGGCGGGGCCGTGGCACCCCGGCCCCGCAGGGGCTGATGCCCCGCGGCCCAGTGGGACGggcccagccctccctgccgCTCCCCACCCCgctccccggcccggcccggcggggggcggcccccgGTAGCCCCCACGGCCCGGCGGGGCGTCGGGAGCAGTACCGTTGGCCACATGGCTATTGCCCCCCGCGTGGATAACGTTGCTCAGCGTCTTTTTTAACTTTTCGTAGCAGGCGAAGTAGAGGGCGTGGGCTGGGCCGGCGCCGGTGGCGGTGATGTTCAGGCCCCGCATGGGTCGCCAGACCCCCTCGGTGCGGGCGATGCGCCACAGGGCCTCCAGCACGTTCCGGTAGCGGGCGGCGGGCTCCGGCCGCAGGCTCTGCATCCGCGTCTGCAACACAAGGCCCCGGCGGACGGCC from Falco biarmicus isolate bFalBia1 chromosome 9, bFalBia1.pri, whole genome shotgun sequence encodes:
- the SLC25A28 gene encoding mitoferrin-2, producing MGAAGRGGAAGAGRGGAARGRGGGGGSGGGGAMELGAGAGAGAGPGARGGAESGRVLLLLMGGGGAGRARRGGAETEAEPGPGAGPGGPEAARSPEPRSPPAPDYEALPQGAAVSTHMLAGAVAGVMEHCVMYPVDCVKTRMQSLRPEPAARYRNVLEALWRIARTEGVWRPMRGLNITATGAGPAHALYFACYEKLKKTLSNVIHAGGNSHVANGAAGCVATLLHDAAMNPAEVVKQRMQMYNSPYQRVTDCVRAVWRNEGAGAFYRSYTTQLTMNIPFQAIHFMTYEFLQEQLNPHRQYNPGSHVVSGACAGAVAAAATTPLDVCKTLLNTQESLALSSNISGHITGMANAFRTVYQVGGVTAYFRGVQARVIYQMPSTAIAWSVYEFFKYILTKRQEERRAGK